From Candidatus Delongbacteria bacterium, one genomic window encodes:
- a CDS encoding sigma-70 family RNA polymerase sigma factor — protein sequence MSKSLQETFEIFFKENSNNIIKYVVKHIGNIEDARDLTQETFASCFKDLDRYDSEKSSMSTWIYVSLRNRMKNYYRDKKYNVPIEEVDIPQNADVKTEIEQSIDLEQMRNDISNGLKLLPVLQRKIIIMKYFKHFSTKEISKILNITPEYVRVLLSRALKNLKKNLDKSGYV from the coding sequence ATGAGTAAAAGTTTACAAGAAACGTTTGAAATTTTTTTTAAAGAAAACTCTAACAATATAATTAAATATGTAGTAAAACATATTGGTAATATAGAAGATGCTAGGGATTTGACGCAAGAAACATTTGCATCATGCTTTAAGGACCTCGATAGATATGATTCTGAAAAAAGTTCAATGTCTACCTGGATATATGTTTCTCTTAGAAACAGAATGAAAAATTATTACAGAGACAAAAAGTATAACGTTCCAATAGAAGAAGTAGATATTCCGCAAAATGCAGATGTAAAAACGGAAATTGAGCAATCAATTGACTTAGAACAGATGCGAAACGATATAAGTAATGGTTTAAAATTATTACCAGTGCTGCAGCGTAAAATTATAATAATGAAATATTTCAAACATTTTTCGACAAAAGAAATCTCAAAAATCCTTAACATTACGCCTGAGTATGTACGGGTCCTGCTTTCGCGTGCTCTGAAAAATTTAAAAAAAAATTTAGATAAATCTGGTTATGTTTAA